ATTTATTGAGTTGTATCGGGCGTTAATCGCCACGCCTTCCATCAGCGCGACCGATGGCGCCCTTGATCAAAGTAATGAGGCGTTAATCAACTTGTTGGCTGGATGGTTCGCAGACTTAGGTTTTCGTATCGAAATTCAACCCGTCCCCAATACACGCCATAAATTTAACCTGCTTGCAAGTATTGGAGAAACGAATAGCGGCACAAGCAAAGGGGGGCTGCTGCTGGCTGGCCATACCGATACTGTGCCTTACGATGAAGGGCGTTGGACGCGAGATCCCTTCACACTGACCGAGCACGACAATAAGTTATACGGTTTAGGTACTGCCGATATGAAAGGCTTTTTTGCTTTCATTTTAGATGCAGTACGCGATATTGATGCCAGCAAGCTGAGTAAGCCGCTGTATATTCTGGCCACCGCCGATGAAGAAACCACGATGGCAGGCGCACGCTACTTTGCCGCCTCCTCCCAGCTGCGCCCTGATTTTGCCATTATTGGCGAACCCACCTCACTGCAACCGGTGCGGGCGCACAAAGGGCATATTTCCAACGCCATCCGTATCACGGGCCAATCCGGCCATTCCAGTGATCCAGCGCGTGGCGTCAATGCGATTGATTTAATGCATGAATCCATTACTGAGTTAATGAAACTGCGCACTAAGCTGCAGGAGCGTTATCACAATCCCGCGTTTACCGTCCCTTATCCGACGATGAATTTTGGTCATATCAACGGTGGTGATGCTGCAAACCGCATCTGTGCTTGTTGCGAATTACATATGGATATCCGCCCATTGCCCGGTCTCACCTTAAGCGATCTGGATGAGTTGATGGCAGAGGCGTTGGCACCGGTGAGTGAACGCTGGCCAGGCCGTTTGAGTATTGATGAACTGCATCCCCCGATTCCTGGCTATGAATGCCCGACAGACCATCATATGGTCGGTGTTATTGAAAAATTATTGGGTGAGCGCACTGCGGTAGTGAACTACTGCACTGAAGCGCCGTTTATCCAGCAAATCTGCCCGACACTGGTTCTGGGGCCAGGCTCAATTAATCAGGCCCACCAGCCAGATGAATTTATCGATATGGCCTTTATCGAACCCACTCGTGAGCTGATTGGTCAGTTAGTTGACCATTTTTGTCAGCAAAAATAACTCTAATGAGGTAGGCGGATCAATATTGC
The window above is part of the Yersinia massiliensis genome. Proteins encoded here:
- the argE gene encoding acetylornithine deacetylase, whose product is MKLPPFIELYRALIATPSISATDGALDQSNEALINLLAGWFADLGFRIEIQPVPNTRHKFNLLASIGETNSGTSKGGLLLAGHTDTVPYDEGRWTRDPFTLTEHDNKLYGLGTADMKGFFAFILDAVRDIDASKLSKPLYILATADEETTMAGARYFAASSQLRPDFAIIGEPTSLQPVRAHKGHISNAIRITGQSGHSSDPARGVNAIDLMHESITELMKLRTKLQERYHNPAFTVPYPTMNFGHINGGDAANRICACCELHMDIRPLPGLTLSDLDELMAEALAPVSERWPGRLSIDELHPPIPGYECPTDHHMVGVIEKLLGERTAVVNYCTEAPFIQQICPTLVLGPGSINQAHQPDEFIDMAFIEPTRELIGQLVDHFCQQK